From the genome of Bacillota bacterium, one region includes:
- a CDS encoding exoribonuclease R has translation MLEELKFTEARGDFSTLYSKVFNHYRPVIIRRRQAEEVLVLRADLQKLLLEKYKLKPEVIQEEDGSVTLALDELELYANGRTVEEAAQELVRDLKFYALDYLERSQLFINAPNRRAHFPYILRVLLCNSDEEIRSLLEI, from the coding sequence ATGCTGGAAGAATTGAAGTTTACCGAAGCTCGCGGCGACTTTTCGACTCTGTACAGCAAGGTTTTCAATCACTACCGGCCGGTGATCATCAGGCGCAGGCAGGCGGAAGAAGTCCTGGTCCTGCGGGCCGATCTCCAGAAGCTGCTCCTGGAAAAGTACAAGCTTAAACCGGAGGTCATCCAGGAAGAGGACGGATCTGTCACCCTGGCCCTGGATGAGCTTGAACTTTACGCCAACGGCCGGACGGTGGAAGAAGCCGCGCAGGAACTGGTTCGGGACCTGAAGTTCTATGCCCTGGACTATCTCGAACGCTCGCAACTTTTTATTAACGCTCCCAACCGGCGGGCGCACTTCCCGTATATCCTGCGCGTACTGCTCTGCAACAGCGACGAAGAAATTCGGAGCCTGCTGGAGATCTAA